TACCGTTAACGCGGTTTCGGCAGGATCGATGGCGGGCTGAAGCTCTTCGCGGTTTTCTTCTTCAACGGCGGAAGTCCGGCTGCTTAAGGCGGTGAAACTGGTGTGTTTGATAAATTCAAACGAACGCTTCGGCAGCGCGGTCGCGTGATAGGCGGTTTGGCGGTTGAGATCCGGCGTGTAGCCGCTAGGTGTCGGCACGCTGTCGAGCCATTCGCAGCCGCTTTCGGGTTCGGGTATGCCGAGAAAGCGTTGCCAATCTTGTTTCAGCAGCGACGGGCGGTTGGATTTTTCCAAAGCGGAATAGGCGGCTTCCACTTCGTCGGGTCGGGTTTCTGCGTTGCCGTTCAGTAAGTATGCCAAACTGTTGTTGGGGGTATCGTTGCAATAGGCGGCATATACGGTTACCTGTTCTTCGGCACGGGTCAGCACCACATAAAGCAGCCTTAGATCTTCGCCTAAATTTTCTTCGTTAAGCTGTTGTTTGTCATCTTCGCTTAATTGCGAGGCATAGCATAGTTCGGCGGTTTGGTCGCTGCGTTGCAGAATCTGCCAGCCTTCGGGCTGGTTTTTTTGCGCTTCCCAAGCAAACGGACAATAAACCAGCGGATACTGCAGGCCTTTGGACGCATGGATGGTTACGATTTTGACCAGCTCTTCATCGCTTTCCAAACGCAGGGTTTTTTCTTTGTCTTGATTGCCTTTTTCGGCGGCGTTGATTTCGTTTTGCAGCCATTGCAGCAGCGAAAACGGCGAATGGCTTTCTTCGTCTTCTTCGGCAAGCAGCTCCAACACTTGGTTGAAATTGGTCAGGCTGCGTTCGTTTTTTCCGGCCAGCAAACGGGATTCGATACGGTAGCGGGTGGAAAAATACTGAATGGCGGCATAAAAACCGCGCTGTTGCCAGATTTCCAATGCTTCGGCGGCGGCATCCGTCCACTCCGACAGCAGCTGTTCGTTTTGATTGAGTTCGTACAGTTGGTCTGCGGTATATTGGAACAACACGCTGCCTAGCACAAAACGCAGAAACTCGGTTTTTTGCGGTTCCAGCCAGAAACGGATCAACGCGGCAATTGCCAGCGTTTCTTCGGCGGCGAAAACCGATTCGCGGCTTTGGATCACGCTTTGGATATTCCGTTTTTTCAGTTCGCGCGCAATCAGCCTGCCTTGTTCGCCTTTTCTGACCAAAACGGCAATATCGCCGGCCTCTAATGCACGGTCGCCCAAACGGTATTCTCCTTTGGCGGCGCGGTTGAGTGCATCGGCGATTTCATCGGCGCAATAACGGGCGGAAAGCCGTCTGAGCGGGTCTCTTTGTGCGGGTGTGTCGCCGTTTTCATCGATTAGCCAACGCACGCGGAATGAAGCCTGCTTCGGATTCAGACGGCCTTCCTTACGGGCGGCTTCCACTTCGGGATAGCGGATATCATTTAAAACAAAGGGGTGGGTTTTCTGCATAAACAGCCGGTTGATGTTTCCGACCAGCTCTTGATGGCTGCGGTGGTTGGTGGCGAGTGTATAGTGGTGTTCCGCATCTCGGGCGGCCTTCAGATACGCATAAATATCGGCGCCGCGGAATTTGTAAATGGCCTGCTTGGGATCGCCGACCAAAAACAGCGGCGTACCTTGTCGGATAAAGGCGGTGCTGAAAATTTCGTATTGCAGCGGATCGGTATCCTGAAATTCGTCAATCAGCGCCACCCGCCAGTTTTCGGAAATGGTTTGTGCGAGCTTTTCGCCGTAGGGCGTGGCGGTTAGGGCATGATGGACATCGGTCAGCAAGTCGTCGAAGCTGCGTTCTTTGCGGCTTTTTTTCTGTTCGGCAAGATTTTGTTTGAGATAGTCGAGCAAATCCAGCTTCAAGCGGATAAAGGCTTCTTCTTCTGCTTCTTCGAGTACGAGGATGTGTTCGCCCAATTCGGCCAATACGGCGAGTTCGGCAAAAGCCTGTTCATCGGCAATTACCCCTTTTTTCAATCCTTTGGTTAAAGCACCTTGATCGAATTTTTCAAAGTATTTGGAATGGCCGGGAAGCGTGTTGCGTTCTGCGGACTTTTTCCACTCTGCAAATTGCTCGGTAAAGCTTTTTTGGCGGTAACTGCTGCCGTTTAGGCCGGGATGGATTTTCCAGAACGTTTCTTCAAGTTCCGGCAGACGGCTGCGCACAGTCTGCCACACGGTTTTGACAGCTTCTTGGATATCGGCCAGGCGGTTTTCTGCCGTTGCGGGTTTCAGGTAGGGGCGGCCGATAAACGGAATCAGCTCCTCCAATACGCTTCGCGGTGTGGCTTTGTTTTCAAATGCCAAGTTTGCCAACACAGGGTCGGTAGCCACGCGGGTGCGCCAAAAATCCTGAGCCGGTGTCAGAAAGCGTTCGATGGCGCCGCTTGAAGACAATTCCATATCGAACGGTACTTGGCAAAGAAAAGCGTAATCGCGCAGCAGCCGTTGGCAGAAGCCGTGAATGGTGAAAATGGCGGCATTGTCGAATTGGACGATGGCCGCTTTCAAACGCAGAATGAGCTTGGCTTGCGCTTCTTGCTTTAACGCTTGGCTAAGCAGCGCGGGAATAAAGGCATCTTTGGGGTGTTTGTCCGCACAGTAAGCCGTTAGGCCGTCTGAATTTTCTGCGGCATCGGGGACTTTTTCCAAAATATGCAGCAGGTTGTCCAAACGGGCGCGCAGACGGGTTTTCAATTCCGCAGTGGCGTCTTTGGTAAAGGTTACGACCAGAATGCTTTCAACCGGCATTTTTTCCAATAAAACCAAGCGTGCAAACAGTGCGGCAATGCCGTAGGTTTTACCGGTACCGGCCGAGGCCTCAATCAAGCTGGTGTTTTGAATGTCGATGGTCAGCGGCGTAAACGGAGTAGCGGTATGCATAAACGGACAGGAGCAATAAACAGGCCTGTATCATAGCATTAGTGAAGTGGTTTACAAATAAGGCGGTGCGGTTCGGGTGGCGGTTTTGCCGGTTTTAAAAACAGGCAGGCCGGCTTGCGACAGTGTCTTTGAAATAGGTGTGTGATGGGTGTACGGAAACAGGCCGTCTGAAATTTTCAGACGGCCTTTTTTCAGACGGCTTCGAGTGGAATGACGGCTATTTTATGTTTTTATCATAATAAAACACCCATCGATACCGCATATTCTTCCGTTTGTCGGCGTCTGCTTGTTGGGGCTCATGCCTGTCTTTACATTCTCACGAATTTAACATTTCTTAATAGAACTTAATTATGGCTTCACCATCGGTTTTACGTTTGTTGTTTCCCGTGTTGTGCGTCTCTTCCGTAACTGCTCAATCGGTTCCCGACGAAGTAACACAGCAGCATTTGATTTCCGGACAGCAGTCGGTATTGGAACAGCAGCGCAGACAACAGCTGCAGGAACAGTTTCAGCATCAGGAAGACGTGCGCTTGGACAGTCCGCGTACTGAAACGGCAGAAGACAGGGCAGCTCCGGAAGAACCGTGTTTTACCGTCAACCATATTTCACTGGTGGGCGATGGTGCGGCCGATTTCGATTTTGCCTTAAAGCAAAGTGTACGCGGTTTTGGTTTCCGGCCCGGCGCGTGTTTGGGCGCAAACGGCATCAACCGCATTATGAAGCTGGCGCAAAACGCGGTGATT
Above is a genomic segment from Neisseria weaveri containing:
- the recB gene encoding exodeoxyribonuclease V subunit beta; translation: MHTATPFTPLTIDIQNTSLIEASAGTGKTYGIAALFARLVLLEKMPVESILVVTFTKDATAELKTRLRARLDNLLHILEKVPDAAENSDGLTAYCADKHPKDAFIPALLSQALKQEAQAKLILRLKAAIVQFDNAAIFTIHGFCQRLLRDYAFLCQVPFDMELSSSGAIERFLTPAQDFWRTRVATDPVLANLAFENKATPRSVLEELIPFIGRPYLKPATAENRLADIQEAVKTVWQTVRSRLPELEETFWKIHPGLNGSSYRQKSFTEQFAEWKKSAERNTLPGHSKYFEKFDQGALTKGLKKGVIADEQAFAELAVLAELGEHILVLEEAEEEAFIRLKLDLLDYLKQNLAEQKKSRKERSFDDLLTDVHHALTATPYGEKLAQTISENWRVALIDEFQDTDPLQYEIFSTAFIRQGTPLFLVGDPKQAIYKFRGADIYAYLKAARDAEHHYTLATNHRSHQELVGNINRLFMQKTHPFVLNDIRYPEVEAARKEGRLNPKQASFRVRWLIDENGDTPAQRDPLRRLSARYCADEIADALNRAAKGEYRLGDRALEAGDIAVLVRKGEQGRLIARELKKRNIQSVIQSRESVFAAEETLAIAALIRFWLEPQKTEFLRFVLGSVLFQYTADQLYELNQNEQLLSEWTDAAAEALEIWQQRGFYAAIQYFSTRYRIESRLLAGKNERSLTNFNQVLELLAEEDEESHSPFSLLQWLQNEINAAEKGNQDKEKTLRLESDEELVKIVTIHASKGLQYPLVYCPFAWEAQKNQPEGWQILQRSDQTAELCYASQLSEDDKQQLNEENLGEDLRLLYVVLTRAEEQVTVYAAYCNDTPNNSLAYLLNGNAETRPDEVEAAYSALEKSNRPSLLKQDWQRFLGIPEPESGCEWLDSVPTPSGYTPDLNRQTAYHATALPKRSFEFIKHTSFTALSSRTSAVEEENREELQPAIDPAETALTVRPSEISAAYEVSPDSIHHFPRGTKAGVCLHEMLEHLDFSKPAAMQSEQTAACLQKYGFDASWLPSVETMLEQTRLSKLFDNYALADIPPKKRLPEMAFTLYMEQFDLAQLRRWFERSTLPGACLAAAQHLDFQTVRGFLNGFIDMVCQYSDGHVCIIDYKSNHLGDNASAYTRRAMDEAVAGHHYYLQALIYSIAVARHFQVRGRPLHGISVRYLFLRGLDGTDNGIWQWDIDTADLQEWLQAPAQ